A single window of Debaryomyces hansenii CBS767 chromosome F complete sequence DNA harbors:
- a CDS encoding DEHA2F04774p (similar to uniprot|P47137 Saccharomyces cerevisiae YJR096w), with the protein MKTIRLNSGKEIAEVGLGCYDIPNSVTKQIVFEACQAGYRHFDTAVLYGNEYEVGQGISQWLKSSKDHKRSEVWYTTKLWNSQCGYMQAKAGIKSCLEKVADLQYIDMLLIHSPLCGPEERLNTWKACQEAVDEGLVKNIGVSNYGKHHIEQLLSWDGLKYPPAVNQIEISPWCMRQELAQWCLQQNVHVEAYAPLTHGYKLSHPPSEFVPILEKYQIDMAQLLIKWSLQKGYIPLPKTKTPARLKSNITLDFELTDEEMSIIDQPDAYDPTDWECTNAP; encoded by the coding sequence ATGAAGACAATTAGGTTAAATTCAGGAAAGGAAATTGCGGAAGTGGGTCTCGGTTGTTACGATATTCCCAATTCGGTGACTAAGCAAATTGTATTTGAAGCATGTCAGGCAGGTTATAGACATTTCGATACAGCGGTGCTCTACGGTAATGAGTATGAAGTAGGACAGGGTATCTCTCAATGGCTCAAGAGCAGCAAAGATCATAAGAGATCAGAAGTGTGGTACACCACTAAGTTGTGGAATAGTCAATGCGGATATATGCAAGCAAAGGCAGGAATAAAGCTGTGTCTTGAAAAAGTAGCTGATTTgcaatatattgatatgcTTTTGATTCATTCTCCGCTTTGTGGTCCAGAAGAACGCTTGAATACATGGAAGGCGTGTCAAGAAGCTGTGGACGAAGGGCTAGTCAAGAACATAGGTGTTTCCAACTATGGGAAACATCATATTGAGCAACTATTACTGTGGGATGGTTTGAAATACCCTCCAGCTGTTAACCAGATAGAAATCAGTCCGTGGTGCATGAGACAAGAATTGGCCCAATGGTGTTTGCAGCAAAACGTTCATGTTGAAGCGTATGCTCCTTTAACGCACGGCTATAAATTATCGCATCCACCGAGCGAGTTTGTTCCTATTTTGGAAAAGTACCAAATCGACATGGCTCAACTTTTGATCAAATGGTCGTTGCAGAAAGGATATATCCCTCTCCCTAAGACTAAGACTCCAGCTAGGTTAAAGTCAAACATCACATTGGATTTCGAATTAACTGATGAAGAGATGTCGATTATCGATCAACCCGATGCCTACGACCCCACCGACTGGGAATGCACCAACGCTCCATGA
- a CDS encoding DEHA2F04796p (highly similar to uniprot|P00359 Saccharomyces cerevisiae YGR192C TDH3 Glyceraldehyde-3-phosphate dehydrogenase 3 and highly similar to CA5892|CaGAP1 Candida albicans CaGAP1 Glyceraldehyde-3-phosphate dehydrogenase): protein MAITIGINGFGRIGRLVLRIALQRSDIKVVAVNDPFIAPEYAAYMFKYDSTHGRYKGEVTSKDDSLVIDGQSIKVFGEKDPASIPWGKAGVDYVIESTGVFTTTEGAQKHIDGGAKKVIITAPSSDAPMFVVGVNEQKYTPDLKIVSNASCTTNCLAPLAKVINDKFGIEEGLMTTVHSITATQKTVDGPSHKDWRGGRTASGNIIPSSTGAAKAVGKVIPELNGKLTGMSLRVPTVDVSVVDLTVRLKKSATYEEISEAIKAASNGELKGILGYTEDAVVSTDFLGSDYSSIFDQKAGILLSPTFVKLISWYDNEFGYSTRVVDLLEHVAKASN, encoded by the coding sequence ATGGCTATCACTATTGGTATTAACGGTTTCGGTCGTATCGGACGTTTAGTCTTAAGAATCGCTTTACAAAGATCTGACATCAAGGTCGTTGCTGTCAATGATCCATTCATTGCTCCAGAATACGCTGCTTACATGTTTAAGTACGACTCTACTCACGGTAGATACAAGGGTGAAGTTACCTCCAAGGATGACTCTTTAGTCATTGATGGTCAATCCATCAAGGTTTTCGGTGAAAAGGACCCAGCTTCCATTCCATGGGGTAAGGCCGGTGTTGACTACGTCATCGAATCCACCGGTGTCTTCACCACCACCGAAGGTGCCCAAAAGCACATTGACGGTGGTGCCAAGAAGGTCATCATTACTGCTCCATCCTCGGACGCTCCAATGTTCGTTGTTGGTGTCAATGAACAAAAGTACACCCCAGACTTGAAGATTGTTTCCAACGCTTCTTGTACTACTAACTGTTTAGCTCCATTAGCTAAGGTTATCAACGACAAGTTCGGTATTGAAGAAGGTTTAATGACCACTGTCCACTCCATCACTGCTACCCAAAAGACCGTTGATGGTCCATCCCACAAGGACTGGAGAGGTGGTAGAACCGCTTCTGGTAACATTATCCCATCTTCCACTGGTGCTGCTAAGGCCGTCGGTAAGGTTATTCCAGAATTAAACGGTAAGTTGACCGGTATGTCTTTGAGAGTCCCAACCGTCGATGTTTCTGTTGTTGATTTAACCGTcagattgaagaaatctGCTACCTACGAAGAAATTTCCGAAGCTATCAAGGCTGCTTCTAACGGTGAATTAAAGGGTATCTTAGGTTACACCGAAGATGCTGTTGTCTCCACCGATTTCTTAGGTTCTGACTACTCTTCTATCTTCGATCAAAAGGCTGGTATCTTATTATCCCCAACCTTCGTCAAGTTGATCTCTTGGTACGATAACGAATTCGGTTACTCTACCAGAGTTGTCGACTTGTTAGAACACGTCGCTAAGGCTTCTAACTAA
- a CDS encoding DEHA2F04818p (similar to CA5893|IPF2392 Candida albicans IPF2392 unknown function), producing MDKLFLDQTFKLYKSNDTLPQLTQPQLDYISTIICQYLFQTLANDIISEYRSYQDLFTDFKITHNVRQFNHFTITYISVRHRGLLPRQTIIFIKSPNNNDETRPFNALVMIKATNSSLLSVLIQVIENLATEVPIIIRDLRFTEKYLNLIINNVSSGLVSMNNYAEVIGDVELIYSTSHLVSNDSLRNITISVPEKDIQNLADSQGLVENINAFLKRTSQLNFNNIPLFRFTSRLINLSQDGKLKISSDKLHLVRNSDFIDNIFTSNQSQHDALEDQENPFIWFLIGSIYNENFTQL from the coding sequence atggataaattatttttagaTCAAACGTTTAAACTATACAAATCGAATGATACTTTACCTCAATTGACACAACCTCAGCTAGACTATATTTCAACGATAATATGCCAATATCTATTCCAAACTTTGGCTAACGATATAATATCAGAGTATAGATCGTATCAGGATTTATTCACAGACTTTAAAATTACACACAACGTACGACAATTTAATCACTTTACGATCACTTACATCTCTGTAAGACACAGAGGATTACTACCAAGACAAACcataatatttatcaaatctccaaataataatgatgaaactCGACCGTTTAATGCGCTAGTGATGATAAAAGCAACCAATTCATCCTTGCTAAGCGTACTTATTCAGgtgattgaaaatttagCCACCGAAGTCCCAATAATTATAAGGGACTTAAGGTTTACAGAAAAATACCTCAATcttataataaataatgtatCAAGTGGTCTTGTTTCCATGAATAACTATGCAGAAGTTATTGGTGACGTTGAATTAATATACCTGACGAGTCACCTCGTGTCGAACGATTCATTAAGAAACATCACCATTAGCGTCCCCGAAAAAGACATACAAAATTTAGCAGATCTGCAAGGCCTTGTCGAAAACATTAATGCTTTCTTGAAGAGAACTAGtcaattgaatttcaataacATACCGTTATTTAGGTTTACCTCGCGATTGATCAACTTGTCTCAAGATGGAAAACTCAAGATATCCAGCGATAAACTACATCTAGTACGAAACTCGGATTTTATcgataatatttttacatCTAATCAACTGCAACATGACGCGTTAGAAGACCAGGAAAACCCGTTCATTTGGTTTCTTATTGGGTCAATCTACAATGAGAACTTTACTCAATTATAA
- a CDS encoding DEHA2F04840p (similar to uniprot|P31382 Saccharomyces cerevisiae YAL023C PMT2 Transfers mannosyl residues from dolichyl phosphate-D-mannose to seryl and threonyl residues in proteins) — protein MSSSGIYSGEKDALRRVGKSSTKNDTVDSINSLNENAAPDFDKLKRTQYDETKEFISSLKFLESFLAPILFTILSFSVRLYKIGINEHVVWDEAHFGKFGSYYLRHEFYHDVHPPLGKMLIGLSGYLAGYNGSWDFPSGEMYPDYIDFTKMRIFNATFSALCVPLAYFTFKQIGFTIASTWLFTLMVCLELSYVTLGKFILLDSMLLFFTVATVFCFTRFHNFNSDPNTKNFSRKWWKWLLLTGFAIGCTCSVKMVGLFVTTLVGIYTITDLWNKFGDKTITWRKYSYHWIARVIGLIIVPIIIFLISFKVHFDLLYKSGTGDANMSSLFQANLLGSDVVGGAREISIGHSVVTLKNQGLTGGLLHSHIQTFPEGSKQQQVTTYTHKDTNNNWVFQRARGMEPYDTEKSQDIDYVLDGMVVRLVHPMTGRNLHTHNIPAPISKSEWEVAGYGNLTLGDYKDNWVVEIMEQNGEEDKLRLHPLTSSFRLRNTELDCYLGVSGNNLPAWGFRQGEVACYQNPFKKDKRTWWNIENNANKLLPPSPPDFKLPKTRFLKDFIQLNLAMMATNNALVPDHDKQDDLASSAWQWPTLHTGIRMCSWADDKIKYFLIGSPATTWPSSIGVILFAFIVLFYLIRWQRQYNDFPDQQKLKLFTMGGIYPMFGWGLHFMPFIIMGRVTYVHHYVPALYFAMMIFCYELELFTLPLRNSSSAISKLAYALIFAAWYAIVIGTFWYWRHVSFGIEGPKEDWTHLDLLPSWRIANDNY, from the coding sequence ATGTCTTCATCTGGGATATATTCTGGAGAGAAAGATGCACTCCGTAGGGTGGGTAAATCCTCTACTAAGAATGATACCGTTGACTCtatcaattctttaaatgaaaatgcTGCTCctgattttgataaattgaaaaggaCTCAATATGACGAAACAAAGGAATTCATTCTGTCTTTAAAGTTTTTGGAATCTTTCTTAGCACCAATCCTTTTCACCATCTTATCATTCAGCGTTAGATTATACAAAATTGGAATCAATGAACACGTTGTTTGGGATGAAGCacattttggaaaatttggTTCATACTACTTGAGACATGAATTCTATCATGATGTGCACCCACCTTTAGGTAAAATGTTGATTGGTTTATCTGGTTACTTAGCCGGCTACAATGGTTCATGGGATTTCCCATCTGGTGAAATGTACCCTGACTACATTGATTTTACGAAAATGAGAATCTTCAATGCTACTTTTTCAGCTTTGTGCGTTCCTTTGGCTTATTTTACCTTCAAGCAGATTGGTTTCACTATTGCATCAACGTGGTTATTTACATTGATGGTTTGCTTGGAACTTTCTTATGTTACTTTAGGaaaattcattttgttaGACTCAATGTTACTTTTCTTCACAGTCGCCACGGTTTTCTGTTTTACGAGGTTTCACAACTTTAACTCGGACCCAAATACAAAAAACTTCAGCAGAAAATGGTGGAAATGGTTATTATTGACTGGTTTTGCGATTGGATGTACATGTTCTGTTAAAATGGTTGGTTTATTCGTTACTACATTAGTTGGTATTTATACCATCACTGACTTATGGAATAAGTTCGGAGATAAAACTATCACTTGGAGGAAGTATTCTTATCACTGGATTGCAAGAGTAATTGGTCTTATCATAGTTCCGatcattatctttttaATTAGTTTTAAAgttcattttgatttattgtaTAAATCTGGTACAGGTGATGCTAATATGTCCTCATTGTTTCAGGCCAACTTACTTGGTTCTGATGTTGTTGGTGGTGCAAgagaaatttcaattggCCACTCCGTTGTTACATTAAAGAATCAAGGTTTGACTGGTGGTTTATTGCATTCACATATTCAAACCTTCCCAGAAGGTTCAAAGCAACAACAGGTAACTACATACACTCACAAAGATACGAATAACAACTGGGTGTTTCAAAGAGCAAGAGGCATGGAACCATATGATACTGAAAAGTCTCAAGATATCGATTATGTTCTTGACGGTATGGTTGTAAGATTAGTTCATCCAATGACTGGTCGTAATTTGCATACCCATAATATCCCAGCTCCAATCAGCAAGTCGGAATGGGAAGTTGCAGGTTACGGTAACTTGACACTTGGTGATTACAAGGATAATTGGGTTGTTGAAATCATGGAACAAAATggtgaagaagacaaaTTGAGACTTCATCCATTAACCTCTTCATTTAGATTAAGGAACACTGAATTAGATTGTTACTTAGGTGTATCTGGTAATAATTTACCTGCTTGGGGTTTCAGACAAGGTGAAGTTGCCTGTTATCAAAATCCTTTTAAGAAAGATAAGAGAACTTGGTggaatattgaaaacaatgCCAATAAGTTGTTACCTCCTAGTCCTCCTGATTTCAAATTACCAAAAACCAGATTCCTTAAGGatttcattcaattgaatttggcAATGATGGCAACCAATAATGCTTTAGTTCCTGACCATGACAAGCAAGATGATTTGGCTTCATCTGCTTGGCAATGGCCAACGTTACACACAGGTATTAGAATGTGTTCATGGGCtgatgataaaatcaaatacttcTTAATTGGTTCTCCTGCTACTACCTGGCCTTCCTCTATTGGTGTGATTCTCTTTGCttttattgtattattCTACTTGATCAGATGGCAAAGACAATACAATGACTTCCCAgatcaacaaaaattgaaattgttcaCTATGGGTGGTATTTATCCAATGTTTGGATGGGGCTTACATTTTATGccatttattattatgggTAGAGTTACTTATGTTCATCATTACGTTCCAGCCCTTTACTTCGCAATGATGATTTTCTGCTATGAGTTAGAATTATTCACCTTACCATtaagaaattcttcatctgcGATCCTGAAATTGGCATATGCATTAATTTTTGCCGCATGGTATGCTATAGTTATTGGAACCTTCTGGTACTGGAGACATGTTTCTTTCGGTATAGAAGGTCCTAAGGAAGACTGGACCcatttggatttattaCCATCTTGGAGAATTGCAAATGATAACTATTAG
- a CDS encoding DEHA2F04862p (some similarities with uniprot|Q12425 Saccharomyces cerevisiae YPR067W ISA2 Protein required for maturation of mitochondrial and cytosolic Fe/S proteins localizes to the mitochondrial intermembrane space overexpression of ISA2 suppresses grx5 mutations and similar to CA5895|CaISA2 Candida albicans CaISA2), whose amino-acid sequence MTYLTYRHGYSTETGTKSNTAPKAFKSSSFNQPKEIPKASTSQTQTAEVPQEDIDDFNITKLIHGTTDMKIAITKRASNKLTSIAEDDKNPNAALKVEVESGGCHGFQYNLKLTDLTEELKDENNELLVFKRMGDDGEVAQVVLDDSSLQILQDSKVDYTKELIGSQFKIVDSPYTSTACGCGASFDFDFEKLEKVREREANK is encoded by the coding sequence ATGACGTACTTAACTTACAGACACGGATATTCAACCGAAACAGgtacaaaatcaaatacaGCACCTAAAGCATTTAAATCCTCGTCGTTCAATCAACCAAAAGAGATCCCTAAGGCATCAACGAGTCAAACGCAAACTGCTGAAGTACCccaagaagatattgatgattttaacATAACGAAGTTGATCCATGGAACTACGGACATGAAGATCGCAATAACTAAGAGGGCCAGTAATAAACTAACGAGTATTGCTGAAGACGATAAGAATCCTAATGCTGCGTTAAAAGTTGAGGTCGAAAGTGGTGGGTGTCATGGATTTCAATACAATTTAAAGTTGACTGACTTGactgaagaattgaaagatgaGAACAATGAGCTTTTGGTTTTCAAAAGAATGGGTGATGATGGCGAGGTAGCGCAAGTTGTATTAGATGATTCTTCATTACAGATTCTTCAAGACTCGAAAGTTGACTAtacaaaagaattaattggtAGTCAGTTCAAAATTGTTGACTCACCGTACACTTCTACGGCTTGTGGTTGTGGTGCATcctttgattttgattttgaaaagttagAAAAAGTAAGGGAGAGAGAAGCTAATAAGTAA
- a CDS encoding DEHA2F04884p (similar to uniprot|P31383 Saccharomyces cerevisiae YAL016W TPD3 protein phosphatase 2A regulatory subunit A and highly similar to CA5896|CaTPD3 Candida albicans CaTPD3), whose translation MDSGHDDLYPLALLMDELKHDDVSNRVEAMQKLDTIAIALGPQRTLNELLPFLNDVAQDDEEEVFAVLANKLGDFVPLIGGRENCEPLIQILLILASMEEPIVRDKAIDSLNNISLELAHDQLIEIFLPMIQSLSQGNWFSKKIASCGLFKSIIIKVDSSTRRDLLNVFYKLICDESPMVRRSAANSLPNLINKLTWFTENYPNNEDKVTNKDWEIISQLFQHLINDEQDSVKFLSIDVLISILDFFQQVNDQSHNSEFLISSLKLINDESWRVRYTAADRFGKIAKNFATDESDLSKLIDPFISLMNDNEGEVRKAIAKQLPEFCELLSNFPTTNQAILNKIIPIVNKLSQDPHENVRSSLASSITNLSPILGKQSTIDNLLPIFLVMLKDEFPEVRLNIISNLSVVNEIIGINLLSINLLPAITELAQDNKWRVRLAIIEYIPKLANQLGESFFNDELLTLCMSWLWDPVFAIRDAAVNTLKELTIIFGSVWADNEIINRLLNNNNSGNENIDEDNKIDYSNFIIRITCLFAITKLIPVMNNDIIVSKLLPFINNFIDDSVPNIRFNIAKSYLVIAETLVKSKDNGAQKLINNEILPNLQKLQSDDDVDVRFFASKSIQGIKDLN comes from the coding sequence ATGGATAGTGGTCACGATGATTTATATCCATTGGCCTTACTAATGGACGAATTGAAGCATGATGATGTTTCTAACAGGGTAGAAGCTATGCAAAAGTTGGATACTATTGCAATTGCTTTGGGACCGCAAAGAACATTGAACGAATTATTACCGTTTTTAAATGACGTAGCTCAggacgatgaagaagaagttttTGCTGTTTTGGCAAATAAATTGGGAGATTTTGTTCCATTAATTGGGGGACGTGAAAACTGCGAGccattgattcaaattttgttaattttGGCTTCAATGGAAGAGCCTATTGTGAGGGACAAGGCAATCGATTCGTTGAACAACATCAGTCTTGAATTAGCACACgatcaattgattgaaatttttttgcCTATGATCCAATCATTGAGCCAAGGTAACTGGTTTTCCAAGAAGATTGCTAGTTGTGGTTTATTTAAATCTATCATAATTAAGGTTGACTCCAGTACTAGAAGAGACTTGTTAAACGTTTTCTATAAGTTGATATGCGACGAGTCGCCAATGGTTAGAAGAAGCGCTGCTAACAGTTTACCaaatttaatcaataaattaaccTGGTTTACGGAGAATTATCCTAACAACGAAGACAAGGTTACCAATAAAGACTGGGAAATTATTTCACAATTATTCCAACATCTTATCAACGATGAACAAGATTCAGTTAAGTTCTTAAGTATTGATGTTTTAATTTCTATCTTAGATTTTTTCCAACAGGTCAACGACCAAAGTCATAATTCGGAATTTTTAATTAGTTcgttgaaattaataaatgacGAAAGCTGGAGAGTTAGATACACTGCAGCAGACAGATTCGGCAAGATTGCTAAGAACTTTGCAACCGATGAAAGCGACTTGTCAAAGTTAATCGATCCTTTTATTTCCTTAAtgaatgataatgaaggtGAAGTTAGAAAGGCCATTGCTAAGCAATTACCTGAATTCTGTGAATTATTGAGTAATTTCCCAACAACTAACCAAgcaattttaaataagatCATCCCAATTGTGAATAAATTGAGTCAAGATCCTCATGAAAATGTTAGATCATCATTAGCATCGTCAATAACTAATTTATCCCCAATATTGGGAAAACAATCTACCATAGATAACCTTTTACCGATATTTTTAGTTATGTTGAAGGACGAGTTCCCGGAAGTAAGATTAAACATAATCTCGAACTTATCCGTTGTCAATGAAATAATTGGTATTAACTTATTGTCTATTAATCTCTTACCGGCCATCACTGAATTAGCTCAAGATAATAAATGGAGAGTTAGGTTAGCtataattgaatacattCCAAAATTAGCTAATCAATTAGGTGAATCGTTTttcaatgatgaattattgacATTATGCATGTCTTGGTTATGGGACCCAGTATTTGCAATTAGAGATGCTGCAGTTAATACTTTGAAAGAGCTTACTATTATATTTGGTTCAGTTTGGgcagataatgaaattatcaataggttattgaataacaataatagcggaaatgaaaatatagatGAGGATAACAAGATTGATTACTcaaatttcatcatcagaataACATGCTTGTTTGCAATCACCAAATTAATTCCTGtgatgaataatgatattatagtatctaaattattaccttttattaataactttattgatgattccGTCCCAAATATTAGATTCaatattgcaaaatctTATTTAGTAATTGCTGAGACTTTAGTTAAATCAAAGGACAATGGTGCTCAGAagttaattaataatgaaatattaccaaatttacaaaaattGCAAAGTGATGACGACGTTGATGTTCGATTTTTTGCTAGCAAGAGTATTCAGGGTATTAAGGATTTAAACTAA
- a CDS encoding DEHA2F04906p (weakly similar to uniprot|P36069 Saccharomyces cerevisiae YKL128c PMU1 and similar to CA5897|IPF2384 Candida albicans IPF2384 unknown function) — protein sequence MPQPSKLDILDSRLSPEDTFTFHNELHKQQEQKQEYWKFEIVPDFFKQSDSETDETTFNYLKESFGRVKSWKDVFDGLGGLNETAESNVCYKVFFLARHGQGYHNLAHDKYGNDAWNDYWSKINGDGEIVWGPDPELTELGQNQAKENYKQWQIELKDGCRLPTKWFVSPLSRSIDTLTMTWENITKLGEARPLIKENIRETIGVHTCDMRSTRSIIDSKYSPKGYVIEPGFAEKDIYFKKDYRETVREHALRINEFFQEVFTVKDDIICVTSHSGSIRASLLVLGHRQFSVGTGGMIPVFVKGTKIVNK from the coding sequence ATGCCACAGCCATCTAAATTGGACATTTTGGATTCTCGTTTGTCGCCAGAGGACACTTTTACCTTTCATAATGAATTGCACAAGCAGCAGGAACagaaacaagaatattggaaatttgaaattgtgCCAGATTTTTTTAAGCAGTCAGACTCGGAAACAGACGAAACCACTTTCAACTACTTGAAAGAAAGTTTCGGGAGAGTCAAGTCCTGGAAGGACGTTTTTGATGGTTTAGGCGGGCTAAATGAAACTGCAGAATCGAACGTATGCTACAAGGTGTTTTTTTTAGCTAGGCACGGTCAAGGATATCACAACTTAGCGCACGATAAATACGGCAATGATGCGTGGAATGACTACTGGTCTAAAATAAATGGAGACGGTGAGATTGTATGGGGTCCAGATCCAGAATTGACCGAGTTGGGACAGAACCAAGCAAAAGAAAACTATAAGCAGTGGCAGATCGAGCTCAAAGATGGATGTAGATTGCCCACCAAATGGTTTGTTTCACCATTATCCAGGTCTATAGATACCCTTACCATGACGTGGGAAAATATTACGAAATTGGGGGAAGCTCGCCCGTTGATCAAGGAAAATATTAGAGAAACTATTGGTGTCCATACATGTGACATGAGGTCGACCCGAAGTATAATAGATTCGAAATACTCTCCGAAGGGCTATGTAATTGAACCGGGTTTTGCAGAAAAGGACATCTACTTCAAAAAGGATTATCGTGAAACTGTCCGGGAACATGCCTTGCGTATCAACGAGTTTTTCCAGGAGGTTTTTACCGTAAAAGATGATATTATATGTGTTACAAGCCACTCCGGTTCTATCAGAGCATCGTTATTAGTGTTGGGCCATAGACAATTTAGTGTTGGCACCGGTGGCATGATTCCAGTCTTTGTGAAGGGAACTAAAATAGTCAATAAATAG